In Primulina huaijiensis isolate GDHJ02 chromosome 4, ASM1229523v2, whole genome shotgun sequence, the DNA window GGCGTATACTTATTACTTATATCTAAACTTTCAAatgtgtatttttaaaattaatctcAGCAAAACAAGAAACCTAATTCGTAGAGCCATAGCCTCACCTGGAATGGGATCTGTTTTAGAGTAATTATTCAGAATGAAACTTGAAGCTAATTACTAAAATGTTTTGTTCAAATGAATTAAATAGCATGTTGGAAGAAGTTAATTACTGACTTTTAATGGCAAAAAAAGGGTGGGTCCAAGATGCTTGATGTCTCATAATTGTAGCTGTTGGATTTAGTTTTATTCAGTTGGGGCAAACATTTAGTTtagtgataaaaaaaaagagagataaaAGTAGATTTGTGAAATAACAAATTTGTGCGTCTTGTTTGTTGCGATACGAGAGAAGCAATCGAAACATGATATCCATAAAAAGCTCAATTGTATTTCTTTTTAGATACTAGAAGAAGGGTTTTTAGAAGTAttgtttttgagatattttaaaacaattccTATTCAATACTtggcaaaaatttatgtgagacagtctcacggatatcttatttgggtcatccatgaaaaattattactttttatgctaagagtattactttttattgtgaatatcggtaggattgacccgtctcacagataaaagattcgtgagaccgtcttacataGACCTACTCCAAATACTTTTAGCCATAAAAAGGCTCATCACTTGTTTCTTACATATTATTTCTTGTTttatcaccaaaaaaaaaatatttaaatcgtCATATGTCTCTTGGTTCAGTGACACTCAGTATCTTAATATGCGATGATGTCTCAATTCGAGATCCGTGCAAAGCCCTCATCCCTAAAtatcacaaaaaatatatacaaacacTACAAAAAGACGCTAGTTAGCGATAGTTTTAAAATTGAATACATTGATAAATCAAATTGTAGTTGCACACTTGCATGTTGATTATTATGCTACtaattaagataaataaaattcaactaCCATCAATTTTATTCTATCGTTAATGATCAAATTCTTGGAATTATGATAATCCaagttcttttaaaaaaaaaaaaacaactgaATTTGGGCATAGAAATTCCCATTACttgtttaatatatatatatatatatccaataaTTTAATGCTACCATAATATGAGCCGTGGGTTCTTGTTGGTTAGGGTGCATCCATTTATTCCCCCACAAGTGTATACCCCAACTCaaagaaagaagaaataaaataataaacataaaaaaaatatttacttgccTTAATTGTGTTGATTTTTAACCATATCAAATTAGAGTAGTTCTCTtgagagacggtctcacgaatctttatctatgagacgggtcaatcctaccgattttcacaataaaaagtaacactcttagcataaaaagtaatattttttcatggatgacccaaataagagatctgtctcacaaaatacgatccttgagattgtctcacacaagtttttaacatctaattataattaatttaacacaAAAGAAACTGATAATTTGCCAAACaagttaaaattaatatatagtaAAAAGGGGAAATATAGAGATTGATTGAATTGATTGATTTAGCATGGACTAACAAATGAGTCATGACCATTATCTTCAAAATCACTATCAAAAGCTGATTGAAAATGACAAATTGGACTAATATGTTAAGAGGGTACTTTCCATTGATTTCAATCCAACTTGATTTTGGTCACTAATCACATTTAATTGACTTCATTAAACTAATTTGAGGATACCATGCATTGGTGTACTTACTTGTAAATAAAGCAATGAAAATAATCCACATATTTTTTGTCCTCATTGTTGAAAAAAATAGCTAAATGTTTTCTTAGAATTTGTAGAAATTATCTCTAATGTTGAAGTTTCCATATTCTTGTCTAGGGATGGGAAAAGGAAAAATACTGAATTTACTGTATATATCGAatatttcggtacggtacggtattGATATTGAGTTTTTGGGTACTGTTATACTGGAATATCGaaataccaaaacaatatataaaatttaaaatatataatatttttaaacaataagtttaaattttttaaaaataaatttttttatataaaataatatttatcgACATTGTACCGAAATATCGATATACCGTACTTGTGATGTTCATCGAGTAGAGCTATATTGATATCTTAGATCGTGAATATCAATGGTGCACAAATGTTACTACCCCCACAAACTTTTATCCGAATTATCAACCGAACTTGTCATCTTCTGAATCTCTTAGAGTTAAAAATTAGAACAGATCGATCGAAACATGATGATTATCGATAAAAGAGAAAATTGCAGTTTTAgtcttataaattaaatttttttagagttTTAGTTTTATAATATGTAAAAATTTGGTGTTCattcaataaattattttttaatttttattttggtcatttttcACCCGAAACCACCAAACTCatcaaatattgtttatttgatacatATGCTCTTTTACgtgatgaaaaatattaaatctacctgagaaaaaacaaaaataaactaTGAGATTTTTCTCCTCGTTTTGAAATATTGGATGTTgttcttctttatttttctcCTTTATTTTAACTTgtaatgattttattatgtataacATATGCTTTATTTTTGTCATGCGAATCATATAAGAGATTATTTGCGTCAAATCAATATATCTGATAAGTTAAACGACCgtctgttaaaaaaaaaaaaaaaccaaaacacaaaaaatctaaattatCGGATGAAAATCAAACTTCGACAAGTTACATAACTAAATCCCAAAACATAGTAACTTACGtgatcaaaattacaattttctgTCCGGGAAGATTATCATTAAAATCAATATGTTGCAAGCACAAAGGTTGACGCATGAAACAAAAGAGTTATGTCGAAAATGACGAGTTTGACTAAAACGGCAAAGTTGGGAAAAGGGCGTTTCTTACGGACAAACGTTAATTTCAATCCATATGGATTTGGTCACAGTTCACATTTAGTTAATTTCAATACATTTGGACTTGGTTTCATATCTTTGTTTTCGTAACTGAAATTTAGCCAACACTCTCGTACGATTCGTACAACTATTGTTCAAAGGATCcgatcaaaatttcaaattttatattaaattcgCCTTgaatattgataatttttttaatattatccGACGATTCGATCAATTTACAACCTTAGTTTATGTCTTTATCGAATTCATGTCGATTTTAACTGGAGCATTCGGGAAAGAAAATATAGATTAACTCATTCGACTCGATTAAATTGCTACATGTTCATGCAAGAACATGTTTATCTATCAACAAATCTATTTATAGATGAatcacttatttttattttcttgttattattttatcgttgtcactaaaatatttattaatatttccaATTTGATTCCGAGTTAATCATAGTACTTGTTCTCTttgattcttttctttttgGCTATAAAAATAATGTTCAAATttcattgattatttattatatctaaaaaataaataaattatatgacATAGAAATATggaatatattattaaattaaccAAATTGTCAACATAAATGACCGATTTAAAAATCGTGTCTTGAAAAATATACGAGACTTTGTATTTTCTTCAAGTGGTTATCGACTGTTTTGTCAAATATAAACAGACTTTGTATTTTCTTGAAGTGGTCAGCGATTGTTTTGTCaaatatatataaccaaaaattagaaatacttttttttatatatataattatcatttaGTTTGttggacataattttttttaaaaaaacataatgaaaattctcaaaaaaaaaaatcattttggaATTAtcaatgatttaaaaaattataatgttaaagttcaataatttcaGTATAAAACACTGGTTAGTGTAAAATCATACCGAGTGAAATGATGGACATAATTTTATTCGTATATCTAAATGTCAATGGTTAAGAAGAGAAATCTCTATCTTGAAATTGTTGGTCATGAAATTTTTCAATATGtatgattataaaataataacagTTCTTTcaaattaacaaatatattttatattcaaatataatttgaagGGGCTGTTGATCATAAACATACatgaaattaatatattgtgtgtatcagaagTTAATATTGTGCTCTGGTTTTGTCAACACGAGCACACAATATGTAgcggaaattaattattaacacaCAAGTATAACtcgaataaataaatatcagatttaaattatgcacaagtatttGTGCAATGCTTCATGGCAAAAATTCACTGGAAAAATATGTAATCGTTTACACCAAAATAATACTAGTGAGAATAACATAACCAAATTCCTTGACACTCCAAGAAATTAAATTGCATCAAACTAAACCAATACTAAATACTAGAATTCATAAACCGaaattgtttaaattaaataaaagagcAATATTCGATTaacactctgcgtcagtgttgttATTCAAATGTGTTCAACACCAATCAGCAATACAGTGATTATGTGAATCAATCACACAAAGTCTTCAACACAAAAATTATCTTCAACTCTGAACATTGTGTGCGTTCATAGAAAAATTTCAGCAGATTCGTAAATGTCCTCTCAAAGTCGTACCGTTCTTCTCTCAatattctatatatataaatcttcATATTTTGACCTAATTATCTTTCTATAAGaacaaaatattacaaaaatggaaacaaaagtttatttattagaaataagaCTCTATTCAAATCTATGATATTATATCTTAGAGATAAATACTAAAAACAAATCATAGGGGATAAATACCAATATTAGATTAGGCCAACCATGTCTATGAATAAATCTTAATATTAGATCAAGTCAAATTAGTCTAAAAATCAAactcttatttttcaatttaaataaaagacaaagattaattaggaataaaatattctttttataattctcaatgaaaaaaaaaataaataaaaataatagaatagtgaattttaccaaaacaaaacaaaaaacacaaTGTACTTAAATTGAGTACACATAGACAAACGATTGTCAAATGaaattctcttaattaactcaattatcataataatggtaaaataAAACCACTAATCTTGctattaagttaaatatcaattgtgattttgctaacttttaacctTTGTGGATTCTGTTTAACTTTCTCAATTTGGttttagaatatttattttacatagttaattttatatcagaatgaatcatttgtaaattaatattgattATTAATAATTTCATGTGCAATAAAATGTGGAAATAATATCACTCAAATATATTTGTGTAGtgaaacacatatataaataaaataacaccAAAAAATTTAgagcaggtctcttgtgagagggtctcacgaatctttatctgtgagacgggtcaaccctactgatattcataataaaaagtaatactcttatcataaaaattaatatttttttatggatgacccaaataagatatatgtctcacaaaatacgatccgtgagaccgtttcacacaagtttttgtcaaacttgtatgagacagtctcacgagtcaattttgtgagacatatatcctATTTAAATcactcacaaattttttttaatttttatgccaaaattattatttattattgcaaATATGACAAGGTtaatccgtctcacagataaatattcgtgagaacATCTCAAAAAAgacatattaataaaataatacgtGATACCCAgttaaaatatcatatgtaaaaattttaatatctaACAAATGCTAATAAATtatcattataatttatatttattataaggattatcttgattaaaaaattataaggattatctcattatttaattaaaaaaaaataaagtatttttcattattttaatttctcatTAATTTCTCTTTCTATTAATAAAGTTGAAATAAATCatactaatcaaattatattacaaataaaatattagaaaaatttacaaaaattcaTATAGAATCTATATAATCTCAATGTCTatttttattggaaaaaaatcataaaaaatgacatttacTAAGCTAAATAAATATAGAACGACAAATATGAAAATTCACAATTGGACGTGATATATTTGTACGTAAATAGATATTACACACACTATCACTTTCAAGCACCCAACCTAAGATGTGGTCTGATTCTTTCACTTGAAATATGGCCTCAAAGCAAGGTTCGGGAAAACTCGAGCTCCGATATtttgcaaaatatttaaaagtttatgttccgaacaaaatatataatacttTTACTCGAACTTGATTTAAATCCGAGAAACTATAAATCcgaaaagattttaaaaagtcGAGGCTTGAGTTCGACTCATTTATAGTACTTAATTTAttgttataaaaataacaatgaaGACATCCGAGTCTCTCTTTTATTAATTACCACACTGCCATGACTTCAAACTCATGCAAGCGTGGTCTCAACTTATTCCTACAATGGAACACAAAACTGAATGAAACTTCACTCAGAATCAAAATAAGATAGTAGATAAAAAAAACTCTTAGCTAATTCATTCCACATGAAATTCAATTTAGTTGATGAACAAAAGTCAATACCCGAACCATACGACGTTCTTGCTGTGTATAGCAGGGACGTCGCAAATGGTGCGTTCTTGACTACTCGTTCGAGTAAAATAATAAAGGGTTGCTAACAGAATTAAAGTACAAATCCCTCCAAaacaaagaagaagaaaaaaaatcgacAGTAAAATGTTGTGAACTGTAATGTGTCTTTGGCAAGAGCATCAGCAACAGCAGCAGCTGATAAGTCAGCTTCAGATATTGAAGATAGGACTAAAGTGCATTCAAATTCTCCAACTAACCAAAAGATAGTTCCCTCCTCCATTCAATATCATCACGACAGTCTGGGGGCTGTAAATGTTTTCTTTTTCCTGTTCCGTAACGGTATTTATAGATGGTACACAAACACTAGAAGGACATGTAGTATCAAGAAGTTGTGCAATTCAAGGCGGTTTTAATTTGGTGGACAGTGTTGCTGATAAGGTTATTAACGGTGGTCACTGACTCGGGGCTCATTCGGGCTGATGGGAAGCTGCTCACGAGTATCTGAAACACAACGGTAATGAGTGAACCTGAGGACCTGCCACCAGTGCCAGGATTCGAGCTGGTTGAAGCACCATCACCACCAACTCCTCTGGTTTGGAGGTGGTCAGGCTGGCCATCGGGTGAAATAGTGAAACCAGAAGGCAGTAAAGGGATATATGAAGGGTCTTCGCCGCTCATTGCTATGTTGATGGCTGGAAGGTCGACAGGACAGTACACAACAAGTGCACCTGATGAGTCTATGCAGCTTTCTTGGAGTATCAGCATGTTGTTTTGGCTCGTGTTGAAGgcctaattttcaaaaattcggGATAGTTTAATACAACAACTTCGAGTGGTTTGAGCTCAAACTAACTATGAATCAAATAAAGTCGATGGTGGAAAAGAATTTACCCGGAGAACTGATATGCAATTCCCAGGATGACAGCCATTTGCAATGTGAGCAACTTCTTGAACTGGATTTTGATTTGATAGGACATCCCACTGAAACATTAACAAAATGTAAGAAGTGaaatttgaacattaaactcTGATCTATAAAGATCAGAAAACTACCTGAGGTCGAGTTCTTTCATCCCTGAAAAAATTGAACACATTCTGTGGAGGTATAGGGAGCCAAATAGTGGCGGCTGCACTAAGTACCACGCCATTTGGCTGACCAGGATCGGTGCTCTTGTGAAGTGTCGCTCGGACCTCAAACTCATTCAACCCCGTATTTGTGGTCCATTGTTGGCCATTAGCAGGGTTTATACTTGAACAAAAATTGTTTACCATTCTCTGGGCAAGTTTCATCATGCTTCTTTTGCCCTCAGCCAATGGAATCACTATCAAAGAGGACATTTGTAAAGATCAGAATTGGTTACTATAACATATATCACTTCAAATACAAGAACGGAGGAACTTTAGAAGGATTTACCCCCTCCAAGATCACGAGTCGAATTTTCAGTAACCATCAAGCAAGCAAATCTTTCGCATATCCTTTGAAGATTCAAAAGCCATCTTTCAGCTCCAAAGGCTAGTCCACTTTGAATGAGTTCCCTATATAGCCTATGAATGGGAGCTTTATCTTCAATTTCCCAATGTTCCACCCAAGTCACCTGTTATTGAAAGCACACAAAATTCTTATAAACAAAATTCGCACCACATTATGATTTATGACATACCAAAAACACGTATTAAGTACACCCAACGACCTTTGAATAACCATTAGGCAAGTCTTGTATCAGGCATCCAGAAGGAAGCTTGTGAACCTtacatgaagaagaaaattggcTGCCTTGATGAGTAATATCAGAGGAAACATCGACAATTGCCCATGAGCCTTGTTCAATCTTCTGACAGAATCGGAGTAAATAGATTTGCCTAGTCGGCACCAAGGCCGAAAGAACCTGCAATTCTGCATACATCTAGCACAAACAGAagaaatttgagaagaaaaatgaATTAAGTTTACAAGTTAATCCAGTtgggattaaattttttttaccaattgCAATGTGCCGCTTCGGCCTCCAAGCATTCCAGATGATATTACTTCAATGGTTCTTGCCCTTGAGACAATTGTAGGGAACAATTCCACCCACTTATTCTGGCATTTTAGAGCAAAATGTTTACAAGATTATTCAAAAAGATTTTATCTTGTTGAATAATATTATGGCGAAAACGAAAAAAACGTCATAAGCTAACCGCATCCATGAACATGTCGGCCAATGCCAAACCGTTCATTATCACGACACCTGAATCTCGCGATGCTTCGATCCGAATGTTGGGATTTTTCAAGTGACTATTAGACCTCGGGAAAATACTATCATATGTTTCCAGGTTAAGAATTTCCCTGCCATCAGCAGTGGGCTTCATCCAGATTGGCTCATTGGCTTGCAAGAGCTTAATTAATTCATCCATTGCATTGACCGCAATATCAGCCATGAGGGATTTATCCATATCCGAGATGCTCATTGGAGGGAAAGCAAGATTTGGAATTACGCTTGAAGAACTTCCGGGGAGAAGATCAAGATCAAGAGAAGGGCCAGGAATCCCATGACTTCCGAAACTTGCCATCGATAAATCCAACGAAGATACATGAATAGGCTGCACCGGTGGTAGTTGTGAAATAGGCCTCCCTATGTATTTTGCTGCAATGCTAGAAACTCTGTCGAGCTACGAAAATTAAGTAAGGcgtcaaaatttcaaaaactcgGCCGAAACATAATCAATCCAATCAATAATCAAAGAATGGTGAATCAGAAGAACCTCTTCTTTCAGATGAGCATTTTCGATTCGCAGTTTTTGGTCGTCGAAGTATGAGTCCTCGGAAACAGGGGGGCCTCCACAAGAGGGGCAGATTACATTTCTCAGGGCCTCTCTGATTGCTATATTTTCACATCTAATCTTATCGTTTTCTGCTCTAAGTGCACAGTTATCTGCTCTTTCATGTTGTGCCTAAGGCAAAAATACAAAGTACATTTCAAGAAACCATATCATTAAACATTACATCATAGAAAACAGCGAAcacaataagaaaaaaaaaaaagaagaaaaaactcAGCCTTTATCCTCTGTAAAAAGAATGAATGGAAGTGAAACCTTCGTCTGAGTTCTCCTGTTCTGGAACCAAAATTTGATCT includes these proteins:
- the LOC140975447 gene encoding homeobox-leucine zipper protein HDG11-like; amino-acid sequence: MFKECPHPDEKTRNHLSRELNLHPRQIKFWFQNRRTQTKAQHERADNCALRAENDKIRCENIAIREALRNVICPSCGGPPVSEDSYFDDQKLRIENAHLKEELDRVSSIAAKYIGRPISQLPPVQPIHVSSLDLSMASFGSHGIPGPSLDLDLLPGSSSSVIPNLAFPPMSISDMDKSLMADIAVNAMDELIKLLQANEPIWMKPTADGREILNLETYDSIFPRSNSHLKNPNIRIEASRDSGVVIMNGLALADMFMDANKWVELFPTIVSRARTIEVISSGMLGGRSGTLQLMYAELQVLSALVPTRQIYLLRFCQKIEQGSWAIVDVSSDITHQGSQFSSSCKVHKLPSGCLIQDLPNGYSKVTWVEHWEIEDKAPIHRLYRELIQSGLAFGAERWLLNLQRICERFACLMVTENSTRDLGGVIPLAEGKRSMMKLAQRMVNNFCSSINPANGQQWTTNTGLNEFEVRATLHKSTDPGQPNGVVLSAAATIWLPIPPQNVFNFFRDERTRPQWDVLSNQNPVQEVAHIANGCHPGNCISVLRAFNTSQNNMLILQESCIDSSGALVVYCPVDLPAINIAMSGEDPSYIPLLPSGFTISPDGQPDHLQTRGVGGDGASTSSNPGTGGRSSGSLITVVFQILVSSFPSARMSPESVTTVNNLISNTVHQIKTALNCTTS